TGTGGAATTAAAAATCTTTATTCCTCATATAAAATATAGTTTTGTATGCTACACAGATTTACATTAGTACGAATGTAGCTATCCTCATCAGCGTAAATTAGGCCAAGGTTATAGTAACAAGTGTTGTAACCTGTCACTGTAATTCTTTGAATTTCACCAGGTACGAGGTATCCACCAAGCAGGTTAACTTCAATCGGTTGTTCACTACCGCTACCTTCAACGAACAACCGTACCAAGCTGACACTAGTACGATTGATCAAATTAAAATAGACAAAACCTCGTCTACCTGATTGTGGCTGTACAAGGTTATTATTCTCGGTCGTGGGTTGAGAGCCTTGAGGTTTGGTTTTGAGTATCGTTTGACATGCTTGCTCACCCTGTACCCCGCTTTGAGAGGATTGAGGGTTGGTTTTCTTTGTCTGTACACAGAGTCTAGCACCCTGCTCCTTGCTAGGTTTGGATACGGTTACGCCAAGTGAACTCTCAAATATTGACTGTTGTTTTGTTCTTACTGGACTATTGACACTTTCACCTTCAAAAGCCAGTATTGGTTGTGCAGACAATAAAAATACTGGCAATACTAAAGCAGCACAGCGAGTCAAGTTACAAATGAAACTCTTAGACATCTGGATTACTCCTTGATTCTTGCTTATCAAGATGATCTCCATGAGAAAAGTGATAACGCCAAGCTGCTTTTCCAACAGAGAACATACTACTTATATTTATTAAGTATCTTTTATTACCTGGCTAAATTAAGTCTAAAATAAGGTTAGTTCACGATTTAATCCCAAGCTTTTTTCGTGGGTACCAAAGCCACACTGCACCAATTGCCCATAATCCTTGACAGGCGTAGGCATTTATGATATAAACCATACACTTGGAACTTGTCCGGCGTCAGGCGTCAGTTGTCAGTTGTCAGTTACTAATGACCAATGACTAATGACCAATGACTAATGACCAATGACTAATGACTAATGACTACAGCCACAACGACGAAGATAGAAGCGATTCTGTATTTAAAGGGTAAACCCTTGTCGCTCGGCGAAATCGCCGAATATGCAGCGTGCGATCGCGCCACTGTGGAAGAAGGCATAATTGAGCTAATTGACGACTATGCGCGGCGAGATAGCGCCCTAGAAGTAGTAGAAACCCCAAATGGTTATAGTTTGCAATTGCGGCCTGACTTTCATGACTTAGTGCAGACAATAATTCCCGTAGAATTGGGGTTAGGTGCATTGCGGACTTTAGCAGCGATCGCCCTCCATAACCCCATACTCCAAAGTGACTTGATTAACCTACGGGGTTCAGGAGTATATCAACATGTTCCCGAACTGGTAGAACTCGGTTTTGTCCGCAAACGCCGAGATAGTGATTCTCGCTCCTACTCCCTACAAGTCACCCCAAAATTTCATCAGTATTTTCAAATCGAGCAACTCCCCCAAATATTATCTACCAGCGATAAAGAACAACAACTAGAACTAGATCTAGAACTCAAAGAAGACATAGGAGTCAAAAGTCAAGAGTAATTTTAGACACTGGGTGAAAACGAATTATCCTGTACCAATAGAATTTACAAGCCTGTTGAAGGCTGATAAGCTCAGGAGGTTGACACTCTCAGGTCTGAAGACTCTGAGATTCTACGGACAGAGGAGAATTTGGAAGAACCCAAAGTCTAACTCTCGTTGCGGTCGTCAAACACCGCCTACCCAGTAAGCCTAAGTCTATGCTTAGATTGCTGGCTACTTTTCGCAAAATATTCGCGCTTCCGTTCAAATCCGCGTTCACAATTGAACCATTCGCTGACTGATACAGCCCTCTCTTAATCCGCTTTCCAGATGCTTTCCAACCAACTGGCTTTTCACCATATTTGGGAAGGGAGTCTCCATCTAAAAAGCTCGACTTGCTCGTGTAGGCTTCCTCTGTTTCAATAAACCTAATGCCGTGTAAATCACACAGTTGTTTTAATCTGTCTTTCAGTTTACCCAAGGGCATTTGAACAAACTTTTGATTGTTCACTCTACCCATGTTAGCAGATTCCTTAAAGCCTTCATTCCATCCAACTACTAGAGTACCAACGCCATGTTTAAGACAGTGGTCAATAATTAACTTAGCTGCTTTGTTAATGCCATCCCGCATTTGGTGGTTGCGTTTACGGGTTACACGGTCTAACCAGTTATCCCAATAAACCTCTGGCTTGCCTTCTTTTCGTGTCGATACTTTCTTATTCCAGAGTTGATTCATCGCCTTCATTGCACGAGCATCAATCAACAAGGAATTACCCAATGTATCGACACAAGCAGCTAAATTATCAGCAGTTCCAAGGTCAATAGATAATGCCTGGTTTATATCTAGGTCGTGTTTTTGTTTATCCACTATATAGGACATTTCTAGATAAAAAGCACCATTCTTTGGCAGAATCGTAAACTCTTTTACCTTTGAGTAGTCAATGTTTGATGGCATTGGAAGAAAA
The Gloeotrichia echinulata CP02 DNA segment above includes these coding regions:
- the scpB gene encoding SMC-Scp complex subunit ScpB; the encoded protein is MTTATTTKIEAILYLKGKPLSLGEIAEYAACDRATVEEGIIELIDDYARRDSALEVVETPNGYSLQLRPDFHDLVQTIIPVELGLGALRTLAAIALHNPILQSDLINLRGSGVYQHVPELVELGFVRKRRDSDSRSYSLQVTPKFHQYFQIEQLPQILSTSDKEQQLELDLELKEDIGVKSQE
- a CDS encoding transposase, producing the protein MGVQQVLLSPDKEKKALLQYLSEQSGKLYNTGVYFARQTFFKTNKLLTGKFDLAFEPSIAKSMLAQSLPSTPMQQTLMSVTEAFKSFKELRNLYLKGELHFRPKAPGYLKGSKLFKVVYPNSGGQKPTLINGQLRFSLGLTVRRWFGISEFFLPMPSNIDYSKVKEFTILPKNGAFYLEMSYIVDKQKHDLDINQALSIDLGTADNLAACVDTLGNSLLIDARAMKAMNQLWNKKVSTRKEGKPEVYWDNWLDRVTRKRNHQMRDGINKAAKLIIDHCLKHGVGTLVVGWNEGFKESANMGRVNNQKFVQMPLGKLKDRLKQLCDLHGIRFIETEEAYTSKSSFLDGDSLPKYGEKPVGWKASGKRIKRGLYQSANGSIVNADLNGSANILRKVASNLSIDLGLLGRRCLTTATRVRLWVLPNSPLSVESQSLQT